A single region of the Thermodesulfatator indicus DSM 15286 genome encodes:
- the aroC gene encoding chorismate synthase has protein sequence MPGNTLGQAFRITTFGESHGRALGVVIDGCPPGLELDEAYIQEELDKRRPGKALGETPRKEKDRVHLLSGVFEGRTTGTPIALLIYNEDARSSAYETIKDIFRPGHGDCTYFWKYGLRDWRGGGRSSGRETAARVAAGAVAKRLLETWNIEVHAYTVALGGVKASKRDLSFIYQNRLFCPDPEALSKMEERIKEIRAKGDSIGGVVEIVAQGVPAGLGEPVFDKLDADLAKALMSIGAVKGVEIGAGFAAAELLGSENNDEITPHGFKTNNAGGILAGISNGDEIICRVAVKPIPSISKEQETVDERLNPRKIKIGGRHDASAIPRIVPVCQAMVRLVLADHLLRQLSLSPFTKWTKYPFSEK, from the coding sequence ATGCCAGGAAATACTTTGGGCCAGGCCTTTAGGATTACCACTTTTGGTGAGTCACACGGAAGGGCCCTAGGCGTAGTAATAGATGGCTGTCCGCCAGGGCTTGAACTTGACGAAGCTTACATCCAGGAAGAACTTGATAAACGTCGCCCTGGAAAGGCCTTAGGTGAGACACCTCGCAAGGAAAAAGACCGTGTTCACCTGCTTTCAGGTGTTTTTGAAGGTCGCACCACCGGTACACCCATTGCCCTCCTAATTTATAACGAAGACGCCCGCTCTAGCGCCTACGAAACCATAAAAGACATTTTTAGACCAGGCCACGGAGACTGTACTTATTTCTGGAAATACGGATTGCGTGACTGGCGTGGAGGAGGACGCTCAAGCGGGAGAGAAACCGCTGCCCGCGTAGCCGCAGGGGCCGTAGCCAAACGATTGCTTGAAACCTGGAACATAGAAGTCCACGCCTATACTGTGGCCTTAGGCGGGGTTAAGGCCAGTAAAAGAGACCTATCTTTTATTTACCAAAATCGCCTTTTTTGCCCGGACCCAGAAGCTCTCTCCAAAATGGAAGAACGTATAAAAGAAATTAGAGCCAAGGGAGACTCTATAGGCGGCGTTGTGGAAATTGTGGCTCAGGGAGTGCCTGCAGGTTTAGGCGAGCCTGTTTTTGACAAACTAGATGCAGACTTGGCTAAGGCCCTTATGAGTATCGGCGCGGTAAAAGGCGTAGAAATTGGCGCCGGTTTTGCCGCGGCTGAACTCCTGGGCTCAGAAAATAATGACGAAATTACGCCACACGGTTTTAAAACCAATAACGCCGGAGGAATTCTTGCCGGCATCTCAAACGGAGATGAAATCATCTGCCGCGTGGCGGTAAAGCCCATACCCAGTATTAGCAAAGAACAGGAAACCGTAGATGAAAGATTAAACCCGAGAAAAATAAAAATTGGTGGCCGCCATGATGCCTCAGCTATCCCTCGCATTGTGCCTGTCTGCCAGGCCATGGTACGCCTGGTCCTGGCTGACCACCTACTACGGCAGCTAAGCCTCTCCCCTTTTACCAAATGGACTAAATACCCTTTCTCTGAAAAATAA
- a CDS encoding flagellar basal body-associated FliL family protein translates to MKKQYVYIALLLTILILGGLLVFGPTKIIFKNRAPSKEEIPSMLKALPFENKKPRPQKYEKLMASLKDNEIFIEKLIFSPKNAPRGTYVYFDLVIRFKEKKTAKKFKEAKDLLEHEMISRLSQWDWLDFQNADGLQLIKNDLLRYLQQKHGSQIASVYFIRFKIGKQKGL, encoded by the coding sequence ATGAAAAAACAATACGTATATATTGCCCTTCTGTTAACTATTTTGATTTTGGGAGGACTTTTGGTATTCGGCCCTACCAAAATCATTTTCAAAAATAGGGCCCCCTCAAAAGAAGAAATTCCCTCTATGCTAAAGGCCCTCCCGTTTGAAAATAAAAAACCAAGGCCTCAGAAATACGAAAAACTTATGGCCAGTCTTAAAGATAACGAAATATTCATCGAAAAATTGATCTTTTCTCCTAAAAACGCTCCCCGAGGAACTTATGTATATTTTGACCTGGTAATCCGTTTTAAAGAAAAAAAGACAGCTAAAAAGTTCAAAGAAGCCAAAGACCTTTTGGAACACGAAATGATTTCTAGGCTAAGCCAGTGGGATTGGCTTGATTTTCAAAACGCTGACGGGCTCCAACTAATTAAGAATGATCTTTTGCGTTATCTCCAACAGAAACACGGCTCACAAATAGCAAGTGTCTATTTTATCCGTTTTAAAATTGGCAAACAAAAGGGGTTGTAG